Proteins from a genomic interval of Lacticaseibacillus pabuli:
- a CDS encoding penicillin-binding transpeptidase domain-containing protein — translation MKTNGNKRLSKASLRKNRQVFGIFMMFLSVALLLVFVWRINVIAFGRPDGQNLKQRRLATLNETVYTPAERGAIVDRDGSVLADSGTNYKVYALIKHQYAGDKRKTVKNKVETADTLSKYLKMSSEDILKRLTPSNRKTTQVEFGQAGDNLSLATKKALKATKIPGLFFQDSSARRYPNGIFASHALGMVSTMPDNQTGTKKIIGKMGLEQEFNTVLSGQNGVKREQKDGFGFQLAGTKASVTPVKDGGTVYTTLDTNLQSYLETLMDSVQSKYVPLELTATVMNPKTGAILATAERPTFDPVSGTGLNKWSSALYQDVYEPGSIMKIMTLASAIDSGNYHPNEMYQSGHVTLGGGTIYDWQKSGWGTVPVGEAFPRSSNTGMVHIEQTMGGATWHKYLKRFGFGQRTGITLPQEGYGHISFNGTLNQASTAFGQAINVTQVQMLQAMSAIANNGQMVRPRIVSKTINDDGTVRNYGTENLGRVIKKSSAEGVRQAMTQVINAEYGTGRVYKIPGIDLGVKTGTAQVAGKHGYLSGAWNYTFSVAGMVPINKPKYIVYITMRQPQKMTEDPEKILNSIFTPLVKRTVALGGLHGVSGKITEMPNVTGQSLNTAISTLEAQQQRVAVIGSGNKVVQQLPANGQQVMGGSRAIVLTNGAMTMPSVIGWGKSDVLKLAQITGVPFTFKGEGFASQQTLKPGSLLTGSGGTIKFTDK, via the coding sequence ATGAAAACTAACGGAAATAAGCGACTCTCAAAAGCAAGCTTAAGAAAAAACAGACAGGTATTTGGCATCTTCATGATGTTTCTGTCGGTTGCTCTTTTGCTTGTTTTTGTTTGGCGCATAAATGTCATTGCATTCGGCCGACCAGACGGCCAAAATCTCAAGCAGCGGCGCTTAGCGACCCTGAACGAAACGGTCTACACACCGGCCGAGCGTGGCGCGATTGTGGACCGGGACGGCTCCGTATTGGCCGACTCAGGGACGAATTACAAGGTTTACGCCCTGATTAAGCACCAGTACGCCGGTGATAAGCGCAAGACGGTTAAGAACAAAGTGGAAACCGCAGATACTTTGTCCAAGTATTTGAAGATGTCATCCGAGGACATCCTGAAACGCTTGACCCCGTCCAACCGCAAAACCACGCAGGTCGAATTTGGCCAAGCGGGGGACAACCTCTCACTTGCGACCAAAAAAGCCCTCAAAGCGACCAAAATTCCGGGACTGTTCTTCCAAGATTCCAGTGCCCGCCGCTATCCAAACGGAATTTTTGCTTCCCACGCGCTGGGGATGGTCTCCACGATGCCCGACAACCAAACGGGTACGAAGAAGATTATCGGCAAGATGGGTCTCGAGCAGGAGTTCAACACGGTGCTCTCCGGTCAAAATGGGGTGAAGCGTGAGCAGAAGGATGGTTTTGGGTTCCAGCTGGCCGGTACCAAGGCGAGCGTGACACCCGTTAAAGATGGCGGGACGGTCTACACGACGCTCGACACCAACCTGCAGTCATACCTGGAAACGCTCATGGATTCCGTTCAGAGTAAGTACGTGCCGCTTGAACTCACCGCGACCGTCATGAACCCGAAGACGGGGGCGATTCTGGCCACGGCTGAGCGGCCCACCTTTGATCCGGTCTCTGGAACGGGTCTTAACAAGTGGAGTAGCGCCCTGTATCAAGATGTGTACGAGCCAGGATCCATCATGAAGATCATGACCTTGGCCTCTGCGATTGATAGTGGCAACTACCACCCTAACGAGATGTACCAGTCCGGGCATGTCACGCTGGGTGGCGGTACAATTTACGACTGGCAGAAATCCGGCTGGGGGACCGTCCCAGTTGGTGAAGCCTTTCCGCGTAGCTCGAACACCGGGATGGTGCACATTGAGCAAACGATGGGCGGCGCGACCTGGCATAAGTACCTGAAACGCTTTGGCTTTGGTCAGCGGACGGGTATTACCTTGCCGCAGGAGGGCTATGGCCACATTTCCTTTAACGGCACTTTGAACCAAGCCAGCACGGCGTTTGGTCAAGCCATTAACGTGACGCAGGTCCAGATGCTGCAGGCGATGTCTGCGATTGCCAATAACGGGCAGATGGTTCGGCCCCGCATTGTTAGCAAGACGATTAATGATGATGGCACGGTGCGCAACTATGGCACGGAAAACTTAGGCCGGGTCATCAAGAAGAGTAGCGCTGAGGGCGTGCGTCAGGCAATGACACAGGTTATCAACGCCGAATACGGGACTGGGCGGGTCTACAAGATTCCGGGAATTGATCTCGGTGTTAAGACCGGGACTGCGCAGGTTGCTGGTAAGCACGGCTATCTCAGTGGTGCCTGGAATTACACCTTCTCCGTTGCGGGGATGGTCCCGATCAACAAGCCAAAGTACATCGTGTACATCACGATGCGTCAGCCACAGAAAATGACTGAAGATCCTGAAAAGATTTTGAACTCAATTTTCACCCCACTGGTTAAGCGAACCGTCGCACTTGGCGGCCTGCACGGGGTGAGCGGCAAGATTACTGAGATGCCAAATGTGACCGGTCAAAGCCTTAATACTGCGATTTCAACACTCGAAGCCCAGCAGCAGCGTGTTGCGGTAATCGGTAGTGGTAATAAGGTCGTTCAGCAATTACCTGCAAATGGGCAACAGGTTATGGGCGGCTCTAGAGCGATTGTCCTGACGAACGGCGCGATGACAATGCCATCGGTTATTGGTTGGGGTAAATCTGATGTGTTAAAATTGGCCCAGATTACCGGTGTTCCGTTTACCTTCAAGGGTGAGGGCTTTGCAAGTCAACAAACCTTAAAACCAGGATCCTTATTGACCGGTTCTGGTGGTACCATTAAGTTTACGGATAAATAG
- the ftsL gene encoding cell division protein FtsL, which yields MMDNAARVLQSNPETTATPIRKTSTQTQAVPVHNTRVHVSPFEKLCICSLTIVTMAIAVACVMVQSRITQTTRAYQMTQIKTSQVNHGITNLEQAVSELSDSQRLSAFAKAHGLTVVEGSVKQAVK from the coding sequence ATGATGGACAACGCAGCCAGAGTTTTACAATCAAATCCCGAAACAACTGCAACACCAATTCGTAAAACAAGCACTCAGACACAAGCTGTACCCGTACATAACACTCGCGTTCACGTGAGTCCGTTCGAAAAGCTCTGTATTTGTAGCCTGACGATTGTTACAATGGCAATTGCAGTTGCTTGTGTGATGGTGCAGTCCCGCATTACGCAAACGACACGCGCGTACCAGATGACACAAATCAAAACATCTCAAGTCAATCATGGAATAACGAACCTCGAGCAAGCAGTCAGTGAGCTCAGTGACTCGCAGCGGCTCAGCGCTTTCGCTAAAGCTCACGGACTTACCGTGGTCGAGGGGAGCGTTAAACAGGCGGTCAAATGA
- the rsmH gene encoding 16S rRNA (cytosine(1402)-N(4))-methyltransferase RsmH, whose protein sequence is MMEFTHETVLLHTAANELNIKPDGTYVDATLGRAGHSRLILSQLSDAGRLYSFDQDAEAISEVERKFSPLPANWTLIKANFRDMTDSLAEQGVTGVDGVLYDLGVSSPQFDESQRGFSYRFDAPLDMRMDQSQELTARVIVNEWSFNELLRIFNRYGEEKFAKPIARQIERARAEKPIETTFELVDLIKAGIPAAARRTGGHPAKKVFQALRVAVNDELGALEQSLGEALKMLNPGGRIAVITFQSLEDRLVKVMFRDASSVPDVPRGLPVLPQGMQPDFHLVNRKPILPSDEEVETNHRAHSAKLRVIERNAEEAD, encoded by the coding sequence ATTATGGAATTCACACACGAAACGGTGCTACTGCACACTGCAGCAAACGAGTTGAATATTAAACCTGACGGCACCTACGTTGACGCAACGTTGGGTCGGGCCGGTCACAGTCGCCTCATCCTGAGTCAACTGAGTGATGCGGGTCGCCTTTACTCCTTTGACCAAGACGCCGAGGCAATCAGTGAGGTTGAGCGTAAGTTCAGCCCATTGCCTGCGAACTGGACGCTGATTAAAGCCAACTTTCGGGATATGACCGACAGCTTAGCTGAGCAGGGCGTTACCGGTGTTGATGGTGTCCTCTACGACCTGGGGGTTTCAAGTCCCCAGTTCGACGAATCGCAGCGCGGCTTCTCCTACCGATTTGATGCCCCGCTCGATATGCGGATGGATCAGAGCCAGGAGCTCACTGCACGCGTCATTGTGAACGAGTGGTCGTTTAACGAGTTACTTCGCATCTTTAACCGCTATGGTGAAGAAAAGTTTGCCAAACCAATTGCCCGCCAAATTGAGCGGGCGCGTGCCGAAAAGCCAATCGAAACCACGTTTGAACTCGTGGATTTGATCAAGGCTGGCATCCCAGCAGCTGCCCGGCGGACGGGCGGTCATCCTGCCAAGAAGGTGTTTCAGGCGTTGCGCGTCGCGGTCAACGACGAGCTTGGTGCCCTGGAGCAGAGCCTAGGTGAGGCGCTGAAGATGCTGAATCCTGGCGGCCGGATTGCGGTCATCACGTTCCAGTCCCTCGAGGATCGGCTCGTGAAGGTCATGTTCCGCGATGCCAGTTCGGTGCCCGACGTTCCCCGCGGTTTACCCGTATTACCACAGGGGATGCAGCCAGACTTTCATCTGGTCAATCGCAAGCCAATCTTGCCTAGTGATGAGGAAGTAGAAACTAACCACCGTGCTCACAGCGCCAAGCTGCGAGTCATCGAACGCAATGCCGAGGAGGCAGATTAA
- the mraZ gene encoding division/cell wall cluster transcriptional repressor MraZ — MFMGEFHHNLDAKGRLIVPAKFREQLGASFVLTRGMDGCLFGYPESEWEALQAKLAQLPLTKKDARTFVRFLYSAATECELDRQGRINVPKSLMQHADLSKACVLVGVSSRIEIWSEERWDKFADNAEESFDEISENLMDFGL, encoded by the coding sequence ATGTTCATGGGCGAATTTCATCATAATCTTGATGCAAAAGGACGCCTGATTGTTCCCGCGAAGTTTCGGGAGCAGCTCGGTGCTAGCTTTGTGCTAACGCGCGGGATGGACGGTTGCTTGTTCGGTTACCCTGAATCGGAGTGGGAAGCATTGCAGGCCAAGCTTGCACAGTTGCCACTCACTAAGAAGGACGCGCGGACGTTCGTGCGTTTCCTCTACTCCGCAGCCACGGAGTGCGAACTGGATCGGCAGGGCCGGATCAACGTGCCTAAGTCATTGATGCAGCACGCGGACCTCAGTAAGGCTTGCGTCCTGGTTGGTGTTTCCAGCCGCATTGAAATTTGGAGCGAAGAGCGTTGGGACAAGTTTGCTGATAACGCTGAAGAGAGCTTCGATGAAATCTCTGAAAATCTGATGGACTTTGGGTTGTAA
- a CDS encoding DUF4044 domain-containing protein, which yields MKEKKSTMAKVVQVVVWLMLIVTVLAAVLGAVASFA from the coding sequence ATGAAAGAAAAGAAAAGTACGATGGCCAAGGTCGTCCAAGTCGTTGTTTGGCTGATGCTCATCGTGACCGTGCTCGCAGCGGTGCTCGGTGCCGTCGCATCATTCGCATAA
- the thiT gene encoding energy-coupled thiamine transporter ThiT, which translates to MQNHRLLVLVEGAIIVAFAMALNYIPHTVGVSAIEVQFGLIPFGVYAMRRGLLPTLAAGLVWGLLDMFLRGIPGGSVLNATQGILEYPIAFTVVGLGGIFAANFQHALKRGRKGSAAVLLVLAVTVSGVAKYFFHFIAGIVFWGSYAPKGQPVWLYSLIVNGGSAVASILLAAVVLVVLLQIAPRLYVPER; encoded by the coding sequence ATGCAAAATCATCGTTTACTCGTCCTAGTTGAAGGGGCAATCATCGTGGCGTTTGCCATGGCACTCAATTATATTCCGCACACGGTAGGCGTTTCCGCTATCGAAGTGCAATTTGGGTTAATTCCATTCGGGGTTTACGCAATGCGGCGGGGGCTATTGCCGACGCTGGCAGCGGGTTTGGTATGGGGCTTGCTGGACATGTTCCTGCGCGGGATTCCCGGCGGTAGCGTCTTAAACGCAACTCAGGGCATTCTGGAGTATCCCATCGCCTTTACGGTTGTTGGCCTCGGCGGTATCTTCGCGGCCAATTTCCAGCACGCACTGAAACGCGGCCGGAAGGGGTCCGCGGCTGTGCTACTCGTCTTAGCTGTCACGGTTTCCGGGGTTGCCAAGTACTTCTTCCACTTCATTGCCGGCATCGTGTTCTGGGGGAGCTATGCGCCTAAGGGTCAACCGGTCTGGCTGTACTCACTGATTGTCAATGGTGGATCAGCGGTCGCGTCCATTTTGCTCGCGGCAGTTGTCCTCGTTGTGCTACTACAGATTGCACCGCGGTTGTACGTACCAGAACGTTAG
- the cls gene encoding cardiolipin synthase, with the protein MVQWIVMGVLILNAVFAIWTVFRSERDIASSWAWLLVLLIPILGAIAYYFVGRRMLSNRLMVRVDDQDDAVLQARRHRQNHTLATDLAGRLQRLVLGADGAVVTNDNDLTLITQYDEWVHALLSDVARAQHSILIEAYEIEADSTGLALLPLLTEKAQAGVQVDVMLDGFGSRRLPRHFWRPLKDAGGRVEHFGGSNHGRLNLRVNFRNHRKIVVIDGQTAYTGGFNIGKHERRVQLGSDIHLRVQGGAAIELLRVLVNDWNRTTRGAALSLNALRATPGLIQRGVPVQVISSEPSKQLSVLALTQQRLIGGSTDRLYIETPYFIPDASVMDALALAISRDVDVRIMVPETSDKRVLTNASMFYLQQVVELGGRVFTYKTNFRRNKLVLADWVSATGSGNLDPRSSELNFEIAVLMYDHQIADQLADDFISAQSQATELRVDFFQQVRGKKRLRWELSRLLAPIL; encoded by the coding sequence ATGGTGCAGTGGATTGTAATGGGCGTTTTGATTCTGAATGCAGTCTTCGCGATTTGGACGGTATTTAGAAGTGAACGCGACATTGCCTCCAGCTGGGCATGGTTGCTCGTTTTGCTTATTCCAATACTAGGTGCCATCGCGTATTACTTCGTTGGCCGGCGCATGTTGAGTAATCGGCTGATGGTCCGGGTCGATGACCAGGACGATGCGGTGCTCCAGGCGCGGCGACACCGGCAAAACCATACGCTAGCCACAGATCTGGCGGGCAGGCTGCAACGCCTGGTACTCGGCGCAGATGGGGCGGTGGTGACGAACGATAATGACCTAACGCTCATTACCCAGTATGATGAGTGGGTGCACGCCCTGTTGTCTGACGTAGCGCGTGCGCAGCATAGCATCTTGATTGAAGCCTACGAGATTGAAGCGGATTCGACGGGGCTAGCGTTACTGCCACTGTTGACCGAGAAAGCGCAGGCCGGCGTGCAGGTTGACGTCATGCTGGACGGCTTTGGTTCACGTCGTTTGCCACGCCACTTCTGGCGCCCACTGAAAGATGCGGGTGGCCGTGTGGAACATTTTGGTGGTAGCAACCATGGTAGGCTGAACCTGCGGGTGAACTTTAGGAACCACCGCAAAATTGTGGTGATCGATGGTCAAACCGCTTATACGGGCGGCTTTAACATTGGCAAGCATGAACGCCGTGTGCAGCTGGGTAGCGATATTCACCTGCGCGTCCAGGGCGGGGCGGCGATTGAGTTACTCCGCGTTCTGGTGAATGACTGGAACCGGACCACACGCGGCGCGGCATTGAGCCTCAACGCTTTGCGCGCCACACCGGGGTTGATTCAGCGTGGCGTCCCTGTCCAGGTGATTTCTAGCGAACCCAGCAAGCAGCTGAGCGTCCTCGCCTTGACCCAACAGCGTCTGATTGGTGGTAGCACCGACCGCTTGTATATCGAGACGCCATACTTCATTCCCGACGCGAGCGTGATGGATGCTTTAGCCCTGGCAATCAGTCGTGATGTGGATGTGCGCATCATGGTGCCAGAGACGAGCGACAAGCGCGTACTGACCAACGCCAGTATGTTTTACTTGCAACAAGTCGTTGAGCTGGGCGGTCGTGTCTTTACCTATAAGACTAATTTCAGACGCAATAAGCTAGTGCTGGCGGATTGGGTCAGCGCGACGGGGAGCGGCAATCTGGATCCGCGTAGTAGCGAGCTGAACTTCGAAATCGCCGTCCTCATGTACGACCATCAAATCGCGGACCAGTTGGCGGATGACTTCATCAGTGCCCAGTCCCAAGCGACGGAGCTACGGGTGGACTTTTTTCAGCAGGTTAGGGGCAAGAAGCGGCTACGCTGGGAACTATCGCGTCTGCTCGCCCCAATTTTGTGA
- a CDS encoding amino acid ABC transporter substrate-binding protein: MRWIKKVVLAAALLAGVFSVSACARTTAKNSWPRIERTKKVVIGLDDSFVPMGFRQKSGKIVGYDIDLAKAVFKKYGIKPEFQTIDWSMKETELRNQTIDLIWNGYSVTPERAKQVKFSKPYLANHQVLVSLKKNNITSFGAMKGKTLGAQSGSSGASDIDGQPKLLKNIVAGQKPVLYDTFNDAFIDLRAGRIQGLVIDEVYARYYVAHQQNPAAFRIIDGSFPAESFAVGMRKSDDELDNKINSAVAELQADGQLAKIQRKWFGSTQK; this comes from the coding sequence ATGCGCTGGATAAAGAAAGTAGTACTCGCGGCCGCTTTGCTTGCCGGCGTGTTCAGCGTCAGTGCTTGCGCGCGGACCACAGCGAAAAATTCATGGCCCCGGATTGAACGAACCAAAAAAGTCGTGATTGGTTTAGATGATTCCTTTGTGCCAATGGGCTTTCGTCAAAAGTCCGGCAAGATTGTGGGTTACGATATCGACTTGGCAAAGGCCGTGTTTAAGAAGTACGGCATCAAGCCAGAATTTCAGACGATTGATTGGTCAATGAAGGAAACCGAATTGCGCAACCAGACGATTGACCTTATCTGGAACGGCTACTCCGTCACCCCAGAGCGCGCAAAGCAAGTGAAGTTCTCCAAGCCGTACTTGGCAAATCACCAAGTGCTCGTCAGCCTTAAAAAGAACAACATTACCTCCTTTGGGGCGATGAAGGGCAAAACCTTGGGTGCGCAAAGCGGGTCCAGTGGCGCCTCCGATATTGATGGTCAGCCGAAGCTGCTGAAGAATATCGTTGCCGGACAAAAGCCAGTGTTATATGATACGTTTAATGATGCCTTTATCGATTTACGTGCTGGCCGAATTCAGGGCCTGGTGATCGATGAAGTGTACGCACGGTATTATGTGGCCCACCAGCAGAATCCAGCAGCTTTCCGCATCATTGACGGCTCGTTCCCCGCAGAATCCTTTGCGGTAGGGATGCGCAAGAGCGATGATGAGCTGGACAACAAGATTAATTCTGCAGTCGCAGAATTGCAGGCGGACGGCCAGCTGGCTAAGATTCAACGCAAGTGGTTCGGTAGTACGCAAAAATAA
- a CDS encoding amino acid ABC transporter ATP-binding protein, translated as MLELKGINKSFAGRQILRDLDLTVADGKTLAIVGPSGVGKTTLLRIIAGLETADAGTISWNGQQTTPDDLRSKGILGVVFQNFGLFPQYSVRRNITLAPTLAGQSQADANKRADQLLSSLALTDEAEAYPYTLSGGQKQRVAIARALALNPQVLLYDEPTSALDPALRDNVAELVNSFKKQGMTQVVITHDMDFADQVADTVFTMPTGGKD; from the coding sequence ATGTTGGAATTAAAAGGAATTAACAAATCATTCGCCGGCCGCCAGATTCTGCGCGACCTTGACCTTACCGTTGCGGACGGCAAGACGCTTGCCATCGTTGGCCCATCTGGGGTCGGCAAAACGACCTTGCTCCGAATCATTGCGGGGCTGGAAACCGCCGACGCCGGCACCATCAGCTGGAACGGGCAGCAGACCACACCAGACGACCTGCGCAGCAAGGGTATCCTGGGCGTTGTGTTCCAGAACTTCGGCCTTTTCCCGCAGTACAGTGTCCGCCGCAACATCACACTCGCACCGACTCTCGCCGGCCAGTCGCAGGCGGATGCCAACAAGCGTGCGGATCAGCTGCTGAGTTCCTTGGCACTCACTGATGAGGCCGAGGCATACCCTTACACCTTATCCGGTGGGCAAAAGCAACGTGTCGCGATTGCCCGCGCGCTGGCGCTCAATCCCCAGGTACTCCTGTATGATGAACCAACCAGTGCGTTGGACCCAGCATTGCGCGATAATGTGGCCGAGCTCGTCAACTCGTTTAAAAAGCAGGGGATGACGCAGGTGGTCATCACCCACGATATGGACTTTGCGGATCAAGTTGCCGATACCGTCTTCACAATGCCTACGGGTGGAAAGGACTAG
- a CDS encoding amino acid ABC transporter permease has product MKYIMDIMPALMSGAWTTIWVFALTLVLSIPLGIVLSLGLATTSKNPLAVAVRWVLNIYTWIFRGTPLLLQLIFVFYGLPTIGVVFDRGSAVIFAFVLNYAAYFAEIFRGGFQAVARDQFEAATVLNMTRWQTLRYVIIPQVVKIVMPSIGNEVINLIKDSSLVYVIGLGDLLRAGNIATARDVTLVPLVLVGIIYLLMTFVLTMVQKQLEKRFAFYR; this is encoded by the coding sequence ATGAAATACATTATGGATATTATGCCCGCCCTGATGAGCGGTGCCTGGACAACAATCTGGGTCTTTGCCTTAACCCTCGTGCTTTCGATTCCACTTGGGATTGTGCTTTCCTTGGGGCTTGCAACAACCAGCAAGAATCCCTTGGCAGTCGCCGTTCGTTGGGTGCTCAACATTTATACCTGGATTTTCCGGGGCACGCCACTGCTACTGCAACTGATTTTCGTCTTCTATGGTCTGCCAACCATCGGCGTTGTGTTTGACCGTGGCAGTGCTGTCATCTTCGCCTTCGTCCTCAACTACGCGGCGTACTTCGCAGAGATTTTCCGGGGTGGTTTTCAAGCCGTTGCGCGTGACCAGTTTGAGGCCGCAACCGTCCTGAACATGACACGTTGGCAGACATTGCGCTACGTCATCATTCCCCAGGTGGTTAAAATCGTCATGCCAAGTATCGGGAACGAAGTCATCAACCTGATCAAGGATAGCTCACTGGTTTACGTCATTGGGCTGGGCGACCTGCTCCGTGCCGGGAACATCGCAACGGCGCGCGACGTCACACTGGTACCACTGGTTCTCGTCGGGATCATTTACCTGCTGATGACGTTCGTGTTGACGATGGTTCAAAAGCAGCTTGAGAAGCGCTTTGCGTTTTACCGCTAG
- the minD gene encoding septum site-determining protein MinD gives MGTSLVVTSGKGGVGKTTSSANIGTALALAGKRVVLLDLDIGLRNLDAVLGLSNRIIYDIVDVANGRARLHQALIKDKRFDDNLYLLPAPQNADKDALTPQQVAAVVAELKPDFDYIILDSPAGIEQGFRNAVAGADGAILITTPEISAVSDADRVVGLIEQHPMSIKPRLIINRIRPHMQTDGSAMDIDEITRHLGIDLLGIITDDDEVIATSNNGKTVVMDPDNAASRGYRDVARRIMGESVPLGQLEEKKRGFWSRLFHRD, from the coding sequence ATGGGAACATCTTTGGTTGTCACATCAGGTAAGGGTGGCGTTGGTAAAACGACGTCCAGCGCAAATATTGGGACGGCATTGGCATTAGCCGGCAAACGGGTTGTGTTACTTGATCTAGATATTGGGTTGCGCAATTTGGATGCTGTCTTGGGCTTGTCCAACCGGATTATTTACGACATTGTTGATGTCGCAAATGGCCGCGCGCGCCTGCACCAGGCATTGATTAAGGACAAGCGATTTGACGACAACTTGTACCTGTTGCCTGCACCACAAAATGCCGACAAGGATGCGCTCACGCCTCAGCAGGTTGCTGCGGTGGTCGCTGAGCTGAAGCCTGATTTTGACTACATCATTCTTGATTCCCCAGCAGGGATTGAACAAGGGTTCCGCAACGCGGTTGCCGGTGCGGATGGCGCAATTTTGATTACGACACCTGAAATTTCAGCGGTGTCTGATGCGGATCGTGTTGTTGGGCTGATTGAACAGCACCCAATGTCAATCAAGCCACGGCTAATCATCAACCGGATTCGGCCACATATGCAGACGGATGGCAGCGCGATGGATATCGACGAAATCACGCGCCACTTGGGCATTGATTTGCTGGGTATTATCACCGATGACGATGAGGTTATTGCCACGAGCAACAATGGGAAGACCGTCGTCATGGATCCGGATAATGCGGCCAGTCGCGGTTATCGCGATGTTGCTCGCCGGATCATGGGCGAGTCCGTCCCACTTGGTCAACTGGAGGAAAAAAAGCGCGGCTTCTGGTCCCGTTTATTCCACCGCGACTAA
- a CDS encoding septum site-determining protein MinC: MDAVILKGRADGFELQLATAASFAEIKEQLEKLLAHLHEETPTDTVGFVVETGKRLFTDEQRQELENVFDKFPRFTIRLMRSDVVESSAVAAKITRARTSFAGGIVRSGQVLSFPGDVVFTGDLHKGGTIRANGSIYVMGSAEGVVHAGYPQNGYAVVAGRLTHLTQVRIADTVDVVEDENYPAAAVSYINDQHLLVHAELSKLQDVRPQIFESERMEES; this comes from the coding sequence ATGGACGCAGTCATTTTGAAGGGTAGAGCTGACGGTTTTGAGCTCCAACTCGCAACAGCAGCTTCGTTTGCTGAGATTAAGGAACAGCTGGAGAAGCTGCTCGCACATCTGCATGAAGAGACACCCACGGATACCGTGGGCTTTGTCGTGGAAACGGGTAAGCGTTTGTTCACTGATGAACAGCGTCAGGAACTCGAGAATGTTTTCGACAAGTTTCCCCGTTTCACGATTCGTCTCATGCGGAGCGATGTTGTTGAGAGCAGCGCCGTCGCTGCAAAGATTACGCGCGCACGCACCAGTTTTGCGGGTGGCATCGTGCGGTCAGGCCAAGTGTTGAGCTTTCCTGGGGACGTTGTGTTCACGGGCGACTTGCACAAGGGTGGCACCATTCGGGCTAACGGGTCGATTTACGTGATGGGCAGCGCCGAGGGTGTTGTGCACGCGGGCTATCCGCAAAACGGTTACGCCGTGGTTGCGGGTCGGCTGACACATTTGACCCAGGTACGCATTGCGGACACGGTTGATGTTGTGGAGGATGAAAATTATCCTGCTGCAGCCGTGAGCTATATTAACGACCAGCACCTGCTCGTCCACGCAGAGCTATCAAAGCTGCAGGACGTGCGCCCGCAAATATTCGAGAGTGAACGGATGGAGGAATCGTGA
- the mreD gene encoding rod shape-determining protein MreD, which produces MNDKPFTRHWLVFLIAFVALILDGSIDHLFGGLITHGVPLATPMSLLLIFVFMAVYVPRENWLLWQSILLGLIYDSYYDGIIGVHMLILPLIVYVVMTIRDYIPRTWPFMLGMFIIALTAWTFMDYLAAMFTGATSVSVITMITQHLAPNINLNVILFAILYYTCSRLLVKLNS; this is translated from the coding sequence ATGAATGATAAGCCATTTACCCGTCACTGGCTGGTGTTCCTGATTGCGTTTGTTGCCTTGATTCTTGATGGTAGCATAGATCATCTTTTTGGTGGTCTGATTACGCATGGGGTGCCTTTAGCAACGCCAATGAGCTTACTACTCATCTTTGTTTTTATGGCAGTGTACGTGCCCCGCGAGAATTGGTTGCTTTGGCAGTCGATTTTGCTGGGTCTCATTTATGACAGTTACTACGACGGTATTATTGGCGTGCACATGCTGATTTTGCCCTTGATTGTCTACGTGGTGATGACCATTCGCGATTACATTCCGCGCACCTGGCCGTTTATGCTGGGCATGTTTATCATTGCCCTGACCGCCTGGACCTTCATGGATTACCTGGCCGCCATGTTCACTGGAGCGACGAGTGTGTCCGTAATTACCATGATTACGCAGCATTTAGCACCGAATATCAACCTGAATGTGATATTATTCGCAATTCTGTACTACACTTGTTCGCGTTTACTGGTAAAATTAAATTCGTAA